The Micromonospora sp. Llam0 genome includes a window with the following:
- the fabI gene encoding enoyl-ACP reductase FabI has translation MSALLAGKRLLVTGVITDQSIAFSVAKLAQENGATVVLTGFGRMSLVERIAKRLPAEAPVIELDVTNPEHLAGLADKVSGHVDGLDGVVHSIGFAPQSCLGGGFLDAPWDDVATALHISTFSYKSLAMAALPLMRPGGAVVGLTFDATLAWPVYDWMGVAKAGLESASRYLALHLGPKGIRSNLVSAGPLRTMAAKSIPGFEAFEQAWTERAPLGWQLTDQEPAARACLALLSDWFPATTGEIVHVDGGFHAIGA, from the coding sequence GTGTCCGCACTGCTGGCCGGTAAGCGGCTGCTCGTCACCGGCGTCATCACCGACCAGTCGATCGCCTTCTCGGTGGCGAAGCTCGCCCAGGAGAACGGCGCCACCGTGGTGCTCACCGGGTTCGGCCGGATGTCGCTGGTGGAGCGGATCGCCAAGCGGCTGCCGGCCGAGGCGCCGGTGATCGAGCTCGATGTGACCAACCCGGAGCATCTGGCCGGGCTGGCCGACAAGGTCTCCGGTCACGTCGACGGCCTCGACGGGGTGGTGCACTCGATCGGGTTCGCCCCGCAGAGCTGCCTCGGTGGCGGGTTCCTCGACGCGCCCTGGGACGACGTGGCCACCGCGCTGCACATCTCCACCTTCTCGTACAAGTCGCTGGCGATGGCGGCGCTGCCGCTGATGCGTCCCGGCGGCGCGGTCGTCGGGCTGACCTTCGACGCCACCCTGGCCTGGCCGGTCTACGACTGGATGGGGGTCGCCAAGGCCGGTCTGGAGTCCGCGTCCCGCTACCTGGCGCTGCACCTGGGGCCGAAGGGCATCCGCAGCAACCTGGTCTCCGCCGGCCCGCTGCGCACCATGGCGGCCAAGTCGATCCCCGGCTTCGAGGCCTTCGAGCAGGCCTGGACCGAGCGGGCGCCGCTGGGCTGGCAGCTGACCGACCAGGAGCCGGCGGCGCGGGCCTGCCTGGCGCTGCTGTCGGACTGGTTCCCGGCGACCACCGGTGAGATCGTGCACGTCGACGGCGGCTTCCACGCCATCGGCGCCTGA
- a CDS encoding beta-ketoacyl-ACP reductase, which produces MARTVLVTGGNRGIGLAIAQAFAKQGDRVAVTYRSGFDEQAGLFGVRCDVTDADSVDQAFGAVEAELGPVEVLVANAGVTDDTLLLRMSEEQFTSVLDTNLTGAYRCAKRASTKMLRARWGRLIFISSVVGLLGSPGQVNYAASKAGLVGMARSITRELGGRNITANVVAPGYVETDMTAALPEERKAEYRKAIPAGRFATADEVAAAVTWLAGDSAGYICGAVIPVDGGLGMGH; this is translated from the coding sequence GTGGCCCGCACCGTACTGGTCACCGGCGGTAACCGGGGCATCGGTCTGGCGATCGCGCAGGCGTTCGCGAAGCAGGGCGACCGGGTCGCGGTCACCTACCGGTCCGGCTTCGACGAGCAGGCCGGCCTGTTCGGCGTACGCTGCGACGTCACCGACGCCGACTCGGTCGACCAGGCCTTCGGTGCGGTCGAAGCCGAGCTCGGGCCGGTCGAGGTGCTGGTCGCCAACGCCGGCGTCACCGACGACACGCTGCTGCTGCGGATGTCCGAGGAGCAGTTCACCTCGGTGCTGGACACCAACCTGACCGGTGCGTACCGCTGCGCCAAGCGCGCTTCGACGAAGATGCTGCGGGCCCGCTGGGGCCGGCTCATCTTCATCTCGTCGGTGGTCGGCCTGCTCGGCTCACCGGGCCAGGTCAACTACGCGGCGAGCAAGGCCGGCCTGGTCGGCATGGCCCGCTCGATCACCCGCGAACTCGGTGGACGCAACATCACCGCGAACGTCGTCGCCCCCGGCTACGTGGAGACCGACATGACGGCGGCGCTGCCCGAGGAGCGCAAGGCCGAGTACCGCAAGGCGATCCCGGCCGGCCGGTTCGCCACCGCCGACGAGGTGGCCGCGGCGGTGACGTGGCTCGCCGGCGACTCCGCCGGTTACATCTGCGGGGCGGTCATTCCCGTCGACGGCGGCCTCGGCATGGGGCACTGA
- a CDS encoding VWA domain-containing protein, which translates to MIRFLQPWWLLALLPVLAIAGMYVWRQFRRKAYAVRFTNVDLLRTLAPRGLGWRRHLAAGAFLLSLLVLASALARPSIDTEESLERATVMLAIDVSLSMEADDVPPSRIEAAQQAAKEFVAELPEGYNIGLVAFAKSANVLVSPTKDRAAVSQAIDGLVLAEATATGEAVFTSLEAIRLVPTDGAQGPPPARIVLLSDGYRTSGRSVEEAAAAASAANVPVSTIAFGTDDGQVQIGNQVQRVPVDRFALAELAEATNGFFYEAASVGELNQVYEDMGSSIGQRTVPREITQWYAALALLLALGAAVLSLLWTSRLP; encoded by the coding sequence ATGATCCGTTTCCTGCAGCCCTGGTGGCTGCTCGCCCTGCTACCGGTCCTGGCGATCGCCGGGATGTACGTCTGGCGTCAGTTCCGTCGTAAGGCGTACGCGGTCCGGTTCACCAATGTGGACCTGCTGCGCACGCTGGCCCCGCGTGGTCTCGGCTGGCGCCGTCACCTGGCCGCCGGGGCGTTCCTGCTCAGCCTGCTGGTGCTGGCGTCGGCGCTGGCCCGGCCGTCGATCGACACCGAGGAGTCGCTGGAGCGGGCCACCGTCATGCTCGCCATCGACGTGTCGCTGTCGATGGAGGCCGACGACGTGCCGCCCAGCCGGATCGAGGCGGCCCAGCAGGCGGCGAAGGAGTTCGTCGCGGAGCTGCCGGAGGGCTACAACATCGGGTTGGTCGCGTTCGCCAAGTCGGCGAACGTGCTGGTCTCGCCGACCAAGGACCGGGCCGCGGTGTCCCAGGCGATCGACGGTCTGGTGCTGGCCGAGGCGACCGCCACCGGCGAGGCCGTGTTCACCTCGTTGGAGGCGATCCGGCTGGTGCCGACCGACGGCGCGCAGGGCCCGCCGCCGGCCCGGATCGTGCTGTTGTCGGACGGCTACCGCACCTCGGGCCGGTCGGTCGAGGAGGCCGCCGCGGCGGCGTCGGCGGCCAACGTACCGGTGTCGACGATCGCGTTCGGCACCGACGACGGCCAGGTGCAGATCGGCAACCAGGTGCAGCGGGTGCCGGTGGACCGGTTCGCGCTGGCCGAGCTGGCCGAGGCGACCAACGGCTTCTTCTACGAGGCGGCGTCGGTGGGCGAGCTCAACCAGGTGTACGAGGACATGGGCTCGTCGATCGGGCAGCGGACCGTGCCCCGGGAGATAACCCAGTGGTACGCGGCCCTGGCGTTGCTGCTCGCGTTGGGCGCGGCGGTGCTCAGTCTGTTGTGGACCTCGCGGCTGCCGTGA
- a CDS encoding DUF58 domain-containing protein, with product MARAVAVTAAVPSSGRAEAVLSRLYLTVTRKLDGLLQGDYVGLLPGPGSEAGESTEYRPGDDVRRMDWPVTARTTVPHVRRTVADRELEAWVAVDLSASLDFGTARCLKRDLAVSAAAAMVHLTARGGNRVGAVIGTGDPALGGVLTRLPARTGRKEAHGLLRAIAGTQSRPGRSDLGALIDMLNRPPRRRGVAVVISDFLAPPQQWGRQVRKLAVRHDVLAVEVVDPRELELPDAGVLTLADPETGTLHEVQTADPRLRRRYAEAAGAQRAAIAQTLRGAGAAHLRLRTDSDWLLDIVRFVAGQRHARTRGIARPAPTPRPESEAR from the coding sequence CTGGCCCGGGCAGTCGCAGTGACCGCTGCGGTGCCGAGTTCGGGCCGGGCGGAGGCGGTGCTGTCCCGGCTCTACCTGACCGTCACCCGCAAACTCGACGGCCTGCTGCAGGGCGACTACGTGGGGCTGCTGCCCGGTCCGGGCAGCGAGGCCGGTGAGTCGACCGAGTACCGGCCCGGTGACGACGTACGCCGGATGGACTGGCCGGTGACGGCCCGGACCACCGTGCCGCACGTACGGCGTACCGTGGCCGACCGGGAGCTGGAAGCCTGGGTGGCGGTGGACCTGTCGGCCAGTCTGGACTTCGGCACCGCCCGCTGTCTCAAGCGGGATCTGGCCGTCTCGGCGGCGGCGGCGATGGTGCACCTGACCGCGCGGGGCGGTAACCGGGTCGGCGCGGTGATCGGCACCGGTGATCCGGCGCTGGGCGGCGTCCTCACCCGGCTGCCGGCGCGGACCGGCCGCAAGGAGGCGCACGGGCTGCTGCGGGCGATCGCCGGCACCCAGTCCCGGCCCGGCCGCAGCGACCTCGGCGCCCTGATCGACATGCTGAACCGGCCGCCGCGTCGCCGTGGCGTCGCCGTGGTGATCTCCGATTTCCTGGCCCCGCCGCAGCAGTGGGGCCGGCAGGTCCGCAAACTCGCCGTCCGCCACGACGTCCTCGCCGTCGAGGTGGTCGATCCGCGTGAGCTGGAGCTGCCCGACGCCGGCGTGCTGACCCTGGCCGACCCGGAGACCGGCACGCTGCACGAGGTGCAGACCGCCGATCCACGGCTGCGCCGGCGGTACGCCGAGGCGGCCGGGGCCCAGCGGGCGGCGATCGCGCAGACCCTGCGCGGTGCCGGCGCGGCCCACCTGCGGCTGCGGACCGACTCGGACTGGCTGCTGGACATCGTCCGGTTCGTTGCCGGGCAGCGGCACGCCCGTACCCGGGGCATCGCCCGCCCGGCCCCCACCCCGCGCCCGGAAAGCGAAGCTCGATGA